One genomic window of Fimbriimonadaceae bacterium includes the following:
- a CDS encoding HAMP domain-containing histidine kinase, with translation MQELMVGWTFLTGVEHALRDDTLSDREARELLRDCAALGQQGWALAHAVIDTLRLEAGQRVDRELSQLEMGPWLEGIVDQMGRSTSRHTFETVLHDSSRAVEMDATRVAAVLIILMTNALKFSPSGRIGIEVRGRDGWKEFEVSDEGPGIPPDEADKIFDKGFRGAACSDLYGSGMGLYVASRVTKEVLGGELRLMDSPTGARFGLRVPVSVTLEGGRGA, from the coding sequence ATGCAGGAACTCATGGTCGGTTGGACGTTCCTCACCGGCGTGGAGCACGCCCTCCGTGACGACACGCTCTCGGACCGAGAGGCTCGTGAACTGCTGCGCGACTGCGCCGCGCTCGGCCAGCAGGGGTGGGCATTGGCGCACGCAGTGATCGACACGCTGCGCCTCGAAGCCGGCCAGAGGGTGGACCGTGAGCTTTCCCAACTTGAGATGGGCCCGTGGCTCGAAGGCATTGTGGATCAGATGGGGCGCTCGACGAGTCGCCACACTTTCGAAACGGTCCTCCACGATTCGTCGCGTGCGGTGGAAATGGATGCGACGCGTGTTGCGGCGGTCCTAATCATCCTCATGACGAACGCGCTCAAGTTCTCACCCTCGGGCCGAATTGGCATCGAAGTTCGGGGACGGGATGGGTGGAAGGAGTTCGAGGTGAGTGACGAGGGTCCCGGGATTCCGCCCGACGAGGCGGACAAGATATTCGACAAGGGCTTTCGAGGAGCGGCATGCTCAGATCTCTATGGGTCGGGGATGGGGCTGTACGTCGCCTCGCGGGTCACGAAGGAAGTGCTCGGCGGCGAACTCCGGCTGATGGATTCGCCAACCGGCGCGCGATTTGGTCTGCGAGTGCCGGTTTCGGTGACGCTGGAGGGAGGACGCGGAGCATGA